A part of Myxococcales bacterium genomic DNA contains:
- the dusB gene encoding tRNA dihydrouridine synthase DusB produces the protein MLSIGRYKIEHPYILAPMAGVSQMPFRRLALSLGAGLAPTELISAKGLSYGNLRTKSYLAYDQKVERPFCVQLFGGEVDAMAIAAAQAMKMGAEIIDINMGCPVKKVTKTNAGSALMCDYPRAQNIIKAMRKATEDRIPITAKIRSGWDSNNMNYLEVARALEESGAQAVAIHPRTRAQAYSGKANWDHIAELKAHLKIPVIGNGDVKNVADAQKMFVSTRCDAVMIGRAALGNPWIFRELSNNKFGVSSEERLTIVHKHLKDHIELRRELEEEEGVRNFSMNHALKCFRSHLMWYSVGLEGSSKFRQKVMTTDDYQATLDLIEEFFSSSKNSHVHSQEDEDDGIDYRQAFG, from the coding sequence ATGCTGAGTATTGGTCGTTATAAAATTGAACATCCCTATATTTTAGCTCCCATGGCAGGTGTGAGTCAGATGCCCTTTAGACGCTTAGCTTTATCTTTGGGGGCAGGGCTTGCACCGACTGAGCTTATTTCGGCCAAAGGGCTTAGCTACGGTAATCTACGTACCAAAAGTTATTTGGCTTATGATCAAAAGGTGGAACGGCCCTTTTGCGTACAGCTTTTTGGGGGGGAGGTCGATGCTATGGCCATAGCCGCTGCTCAAGCGATGAAGATGGGGGCAGAGATCATCGATATCAATATGGGGTGTCCGGTTAAAAAAGTTACTAAAACCAATGCTGGTTCAGCTTTAATGTGTGACTATCCACGCGCTCAAAATATTATTAAGGCTATGCGCAAGGCAACTGAAGATCGTATTCCCATCACTGCAAAAATTCGCTCAGGATGGGACAGTAATAACATGAATTATCTGGAAGTAGCTCGGGCTTTGGAAGAATCGGGGGCTCAAGCAGTGGCTATCCATCCTCGCACACGTGCACAAGCTTATTCTGGAAAGGCTAACTGGGATCATATAGCTGAGCTTAAGGCTCATTTGAAAATTCCTGTCATCGGTAATGGAGATGTAAAAAATGTTGCTGATGCTCAAAAAATGTTTGTAAGCACTCGCTGCGATGCCGTCATGATCGGGCGTGCAGCGTTGGGGAATCCATGGATTTTTCGAGAACTTTCCAACAATAAATTTGGCGTGAGCAGCGAAGAAAGACTAACAATAGTGCACAAGCATTTGAAGGACCATATCGAGCTACGGCGTGAGTTAGAAGAAGAAGAAGGTGTGAGAAATTTTAGTATGAATCACGCTTTAAAATGTTTCAGATCCCATCTTATGTGGTACTCAGTGGGGCTTGAAGGTAGTTCAAAATTTAGACAAAAAGTTATGACGACTGATGATTATCAAGCTACCCTTGATTTGATTGAAGAATTTTTTAGTTCTTCTAAAAATTCTCATGTTCACAGTCAAGAGGATGAAGATGACGGTATCGACTACCGCCAGGCTTTTGGTTAG
- a CDS encoding IS5 family transposase yields the protein MKTFLKGNIMSCLYETCLSDCAWEVIEPLFPANAKRGRRRVYSFRSIVDAIFYVLKNGCVWRCLPNEFPPHGIVYHYFRTWSVSGLWAVLNCILVAIVRTCAGRDASPSLVSIDSQSQTAEPGVDERGLDGGKKINGRKRHIVVDTMGLMLLCICTAANVSDRVAGEELVTELNKREKFPRLAKILGDNAYKNLSSDLRVGVSTETAERLKGQKGFVPQIFRWAVERTFAWLNRNRRLVRNYEKNTKHQESMNYIANARLCIRRLENWLTT from the coding sequence GTGAAAACCTTTTTGAAAGGAAATATCATGTCGTGCTTGTATGAGACCTGTTTGTCAGATTGTGCCTGGGAGGTGATTGAGCCACTTTTTCCTGCTAACGCCAAACGAGGCAGACGTCGTGTCTATAGCTTTCGGAGCATAGTTGATGCCATATTCTATGTTTTAAAGAACGGCTGTGTGTGGCGTTGTTTACCCAATGAATTTCCTCCTCACGGTATTGTCTATCACTATTTTCGCACCTGGTCTGTTTCTGGTTTGTGGGCGGTCTTAAACTGCATTCTCGTGGCAATAGTCAGAACCTGTGCTGGCAGAGATGCAAGCCCCTCACTTGTTTCCATCGACTCCCAATCACAGACAGCGGAACCAGGAGTAGATGAGCGTGGTTTGGATGGGGGAAAGAAGATTAATGGAAGAAAGCGCCACATCGTTGTTGATACGATGGGATTGATGCTCCTATGCATTTGTACCGCAGCAAATGTATCTGATAGGGTTGCCGGCGAGGAATTGGTTACTGAGCTCAATAAGCGCGAGAAGTTTCCCAGATTAGCGAAGATTCTTGGAGATAACGCATATAAGAATTTGTCTTCAGACTTGAGAGTAGGCGTAAGCACAGAAACTGCGGAACGTTTAAAAGGGCAAAAGGGGTTTGTACCACAAATATTTCGTTGGGCCGTAGAACGAACTTTTGCTTGGCTGAATCGAAATAGGCGTCTGGTGCGTAACTATGAGAAGAATACAAAGCATCAGGAATCAATGAACTACATCGCTAATGCAAGATTATGTATCAGACGATTGGAAAATTGGCTTACCACCTGA
- a CDS encoding DUF4215 domain-containing protein yields MHCCRYLTLIFLLVFMACGGNSPSSKSQKRARGRKSSPQISLTNTEKAPQTKEPSAIEKIDSDNDFVGGHSGGASVAPAPVAPPPPPPPVAVPVPVPVPEVETIVHRCGDGRQSKNEACDDGNLVNGDGCSAHCLIEECGDGVVVSPTEQCDDGNLEGGDGCSASCTLENCGDGVINIGEVCDDGNNVNGDGCSSACQLEVCGNSILNIDENCDDGNTVDGDGCSSVCLIERCGNNIVDPNEQCDDGPTGSEACSPLCQLRVCGNGILDPGEACDDGNIESDDGCSSLCEVESCGDGIIQASEQCEPPSQGSCTFTCQLAVCGDSILSPPVEECEDGNTVDGDGCSSSCTLENCGNGVVDAGEECDDGDTVAGPLCSDICQIPRCGNGYLEPDATIPEQCEDGNTNAGDGCSPTCQVEECGNNVVDPGEECDAGPMGDLICSSSCRLHICGNGIIDPGEGCEDGNTDPNDGCSATCQLESCGDGIIQASEACEPPGVGSCAINCQLAVCGDSILSAPIEECEDGNTVAGDGCSDTCQLEHCGDGNIDPGEQCDDGDNIPGPLCSAICQIPACGNGYLEPEAAIPEQCEDGNNISGDGCSDTCQVESCGNGVVDAGEACDDGNTNQDDGCDNFCRIVVCGNGTIEGNEQCDDGNTVDLDGCSSTCQLEPVILP; encoded by the coding sequence ATGCACTGTTGTCGCTACCTGACACTGATTTTTTTGCTTGTCTTCATGGCATGCGGTGGAAATTCTCCTTCCTCAAAATCGCAAAAGCGAGCAAGAGGGAGAAAAAGCTCACCACAAATTTCTTTGACTAACACAGAAAAGGCTCCACAAACAAAAGAGCCATCAGCAATTGAAAAAATTGATTCTGATAATGATTTTGTTGGTGGGCATTCGGGAGGAGCAAGCGTTGCACCTGCACCAGTTGCCCCACCACCGCCACCGCCACCAGTAGCCGTGCCTGTTCCTGTACCAGTGCCTGAAGTAGAGACAATTGTGCACAGATGTGGTGATGGACGCCAAAGTAAAAATGAAGCATGTGATGATGGAAACTTGGTCAATGGTGATGGCTGTAGTGCACATTGTCTTATTGAAGAGTGTGGTGATGGAGTCGTAGTTTCTCCTACAGAACAATGTGATGATGGAAATTTGGAAGGTGGTGATGGTTGTAGTGCATCATGTACCTTAGAAAACTGTGGTGATGGTGTCATCAATATTGGTGAAGTATGTGATGATGGCAATAATGTAAATGGTGACGGATGTAGTTCTGCATGCCAACTTGAAGTGTGTGGAAATTCAATTCTCAACATAGATGAAAACTGTGACGATGGTAACACTGTTGATGGTGATGGTTGCTCTTCAGTGTGTTTAATTGAGCGATGCGGCAATAACATAGTTGATCCCAATGAACAGTGCGATGATGGCCCAACAGGAAGCGAGGCTTGTAGCCCACTTTGTCAGCTTCGCGTCTGTGGAAATGGAATTTTGGATCCAGGAGAAGCCTGTGATGACGGAAATATAGAGTCCGATGATGGGTGCAGCAGCTTGTGTGAAGTGGAAAGCTGTGGCGATGGAATCATTCAAGCGAGTGAACAATGTGAGCCACCTAGTCAAGGAAGCTGTACGTTTACGTGTCAATTGGCGGTTTGCGGTGATTCGATTCTGAGCCCACCAGTAGAAGAGTGTGAAGATGGTAACACTGTTGATGGCGATGGCTGTAGTTCAAGTTGTACGCTTGAAAACTGTGGTAACGGCGTGGTTGATGCGGGTGAAGAATGCGATGATGGAGATACTGTTGCAGGGCCACTGTGTAGTGATATTTGCCAAATTCCACGATGTGGCAATGGCTACCTAGAACCTGATGCGACAATTCCTGAACAATGCGAGGATGGTAATACTAATGCTGGAGATGGTTGTTCGCCTACATGCCAAGTAGAAGAATGCGGTAACAATGTAGTTGATCCTGGAGAGGAATGCGATGCGGGACCTATGGGAGATCTCATATGTAGTTCGAGCTGTCGCTTGCATATTTGCGGTAATGGCATCATTGATCCAGGTGAGGGGTGTGAAGATGGCAATACTGATCCTAATGATGGATGCAGTGCAACCTGTCAGCTTGAAAGCTGTGGAGATGGCATAATTCAAGCAAGTGAAGCATGTGAACCACCTGGAGTTGGTAGTTGCGCTATCAACTGTCAGTTAGCTGTATGCGGTGATTCAATCTTGAGCGCACCAATAGAGGAATGTGAAGATGGTAATACCGTTGCAGGGGATGGTTGCAGCGATACTTGTCAACTAGAGCATTGTGGTGATGGAAACATTGATCCAGGTGAGCAGTGTGATGACGGAGACAATATCCCAGGTCCATTATGCAGTGCTATCTGCCAAATTCCAGCTTGTGGCAATGGCTATCTAGAACCAGAAGCAGCTATTCCTGAGCAATGTGAAGATGGCAATAACATAAGTGGAGACGGTTGCTCCGATACATGCCAGGTTGAATCCTGTGGCAATGGAGTAGTAGACGCTGGCGAAGCGTGCGATGATGGCAACACAAATCAAGATGATGGCTGCGATAACTTCTGCCGTATCGTTGTCTGTGGCAACGGAACTATCGAAGGTAATGAGCAGTGTGATGATGGAAATACCGTTGATCTTGATGGTTGTAGCTCTACTTGTCAGCTTGAGCCTGTCATCCTACCTTAG
- a CDS encoding RluA family pseudouridine synthase, whose amino-acid sequence MSERVNSTWIVPSDMHGLRVDQYLTRKIGRISRMRAARIIEAKDFLLDGNPVKLSLRVKEGQTATLFRFAPDQPDDVHSFDVKIVFENDAIVVVNKPYGMSIHPSANCLYKTVTYWLKAKYPGQKINPCHRIDKETSGLVVCAKKRDTESIIKKLFMKGEVKKSYLAVVQGQLKRSQLIDKSLGLQGNKGLVAIRMIEDSDGKACFTKVRPIKYCDDSDRTLVVCRPYTGRQHQIRAHLSLIGHGIVGDKLYTHGEIFFDDWCNRRICDAQLIHPRHALHASSLAFKIDEKKYIFKASIPGDFYGLINL is encoded by the coding sequence ATGAGTGAGCGAGTAAATTCAACCTGGATAGTGCCGTCTGATATGCATGGCCTGAGAGTTGATCAGTATTTAACACGCAAGATTGGGAGGATATCTCGCATGCGTGCTGCTCGTATTATAGAGGCTAAAGATTTTTTACTGGATGGAAATCCTGTGAAATTATCCTTGCGTGTAAAGGAAGGGCAGACTGCTACTTTATTTCGTTTTGCGCCCGATCAGCCGGATGACGTGCATAGTTTTGATGTCAAAATTGTTTTTGAAAATGATGCAATTGTAGTGGTGAATAAGCCCTATGGTATGAGCATACATCCAAGCGCCAATTGTCTATATAAAACAGTTACGTATTGGTTGAAGGCAAAGTACCCTGGCCAAAAAATTAATCCGTGTCATCGAATTGATAAAGAAACCTCAGGCTTGGTGGTATGCGCAAAAAAGCGCGATACAGAAAGCATCATAAAAAAATTATTTATGAAAGGAGAGGTGAAAAAAAGCTATCTTGCCGTGGTACAGGGGCAGCTTAAAAGAAGCCAACTCATTGATAAGTCTCTTGGGTTGCAAGGAAATAAAGGGCTAGTTGCTATTCGCATGATCGAAGATAGCGACGGTAAAGCTTGTTTCACTAAGGTGCGTCCTATAAAATATTGCGATGATAGTGATAGAACTTTAGTTGTTTGCAGGCCATACACTGGTCGTCAACACCAAATCAGAGCCCATCTAAGTCTAATTGGGCACGGAATCGTTGGTGATAAACTCTATACCCATGGTGAAATATTTTTCGACGATTGGTGCAATCGGAGAATCTGTGATGCACAGCTCATTCACCCTCGGCATGCTTTGCATGCAAGTTCATTGGCTTTTAAGATCGATGAAAAAAAATATATTTTTAAGGCAAGTATTCCTGGCGACTTTTATGGGTTAATTAACTTGTAG
- a CDS encoding glutathione S-transferase family protein, with protein MAQSKAPPFTLYEYRPSPFCVAVRIALNECEVSFTPREVDHDKPRTAAFLKRSPFGTLPALVEHRPGGELAIFETTAILLFLAERFQDKSLGFQDLSSKAQSLSWLSFIGSSFAVQLWSALEESGSAESQKGMVERKTQEFFATLDILDKHLARRAFLSGDYSVADTFATPLLDLLEMVKGIESDAYPHVFSWRERLRSRPSYKGVWPHEKEIK; from the coding sequence ATGGCTCAATCAAAAGCGCCACCATTTACTCTATACGAATACCGTCCTTCGCCTTTTTGTGTGGCTGTACGCATTGCTCTGAATGAGTGCGAAGTAAGCTTTACTCCGCGCGAAGTTGACCATGACAAACCTCGCACCGCTGCCTTTTTAAAGCGCAGCCCCTTTGGCACACTGCCTGCGTTAGTAGAACATCGCCCTGGTGGAGAGCTCGCTATTTTTGAAACCACAGCCATTTTATTATTTTTAGCAGAGCGTTTTCAGGATAAATCACTTGGTTTTCAAGATTTATCTTCCAAAGCTCAAAGTTTATCGTGGCTCAGCTTTATTGGCTCAAGCTTCGCTGTACAACTGTGGTCTGCCCTTGAAGAAAGCGGCTCTGCTGAATCGCAAAAGGGTATGGTCGAGCGCAAAACTCAAGAATTCTTTGCCACTCTCGACATTCTCGATAAGCATCTTGCCCGCAGAGCTTTTTTGTCTGGTGATTATTCCGTTGCCGATACCTTTGCCACCCCATTGCTCGACTTGCTCGAAATGGTCAAAGGAATCGAATCCGATGCCTACCCTCATGTATTTTCTTGGCGAGAACGTTTGCGCTCACGACCAAGCTATAAGGGTGTATGGCCTCACGAAAAAGAAATTAAATAA
- the serS gene encoding serine--tRNA ligase codes for MHDLKWLEANFSEAKKLLNKRGVVPSIDQLLTLLKQRRELILGSEELKRQRNEINQQLKTADKSIIDVRREEMRTLAQKIKADDEVLNKVESELSLLALDIPNLPRADVPDGVSEEDNIVVKTVLEKPKFSFTPKDHTELGVLTDTIDMARAAKISGSRFAFLKGDAAKLNRALIQFFCDYHIKKGDTELCPPYMVREQAMIGTGQFPKFMDDAFKVIEEDGEPYYLIPTAEVPVTNFHADEIIDEEKLPLRYCAYSACFRAEAGAAGRDTKGLIRLHQFEKVEMVRFAHPDQAMNELQAMVDRASDMLTQLELPHRVVELCGGDLGFHSEKTFDIEVYLPGQDAYREISSCSSFGSFQARRAKIRMRMKDAKPQPLVTLNGSGLPLGRTIVALFENHQQADGTIRIPKVLQCYMGGQEFIKLK; via the coding sequence ATGCATGATTTAAAGTGGTTGGAAGCAAATTTTTCTGAAGCAAAAAAATTACTCAATAAGCGAGGCGTTGTTCCATCGATCGATCAGCTGCTTACTTTGCTTAAACAACGTCGAGAACTTATCCTTGGTTCTGAAGAACTTAAGCGTCAGAGAAATGAAATTAATCAGCAACTCAAAACTGCGGATAAATCTATAATAGATGTGCGTAGAGAAGAAATGCGTACCTTAGCGCAAAAGATTAAAGCTGATGATGAAGTGCTCAATAAAGTTGAATCTGAACTTTCATTGTTAGCATTGGATATTCCAAACCTACCAAGGGCCGATGTTCCTGATGGCGTAAGCGAAGAAGATAATATTGTTGTAAAAACGGTTTTAGAAAAACCAAAGTTTAGTTTTACGCCCAAGGATCATACTGAGCTTGGAGTATTGACCGATACTATCGATATGGCTCGCGCGGCTAAAATTTCTGGCTCTCGATTTGCATTTTTAAAAGGTGATGCAGCCAAGCTCAACCGTGCTCTAATACAATTTTTTTGCGATTATCACATCAAAAAAGGTGATACCGAACTTTGCCCACCCTATATGGTACGCGAGCAAGCAATGATCGGAACTGGGCAGTTTCCCAAATTTATGGACGATGCCTTTAAAGTTATCGAGGAAGATGGTGAGCCTTATTATTTAATTCCGACAGCTGAAGTTCCTGTCACCAACTTTCATGCTGATGAGATAATCGATGAAGAAAAACTTCCATTGCGCTACTGCGCATACTCTGCTTGTTTTAGAGCAGAGGCAGGAGCTGCTGGTCGAGACACCAAGGGTTTGATACGCCTTCATCAATTTGAAAAAGTTGAGATGGTTCGTTTTGCTCATCCCGATCAAGCGATGAACGAGCTGCAAGCGATGGTCGATCGAGCATCGGACATGCTTACACAGTTAGAACTTCCCCATCGAGTTGTGGAACTTTGTGGAGGAGATTTGGGTTTTCATTCGGAAAAAACCTTTGATATAGAAGTTTATTTACCTGGCCAAGATGCGTATCGAGAAATTTCTTCGTGCTCTTCGTTTGGATCTTTTCAAGCCCGCAGAGCAAAAATTCGCATGAGGATGAAAGATGCTAAACCACAACCATTGGTTACGCTCAATGGCTCGGGTTTACCTTTAGGAAGAACCATTGTCGCTCTTTTTGAGAATCATCAGCAAGCAGATGGCACCATTCGCATTCCTAAAGTGCTTCAGTGCTATATGGGCGGACAAGAGTTTATTAAACTAAAGTGA
- a CDS encoding phosphatidylserine/phosphatidylglycerophosphate/cardiolipin synthase family protein produces MTKINGLEKGAFLNRNQDLDFKKEEINIDATVRDQTISSMEIFGIKISGIKLEDLHYGKLSIDVPLIRGDKNFIGVNNNTSLSIDKNTFAHIEIEVGKNEQNKIVLKNFQIIFSKEIAINNPAAALTKQAKNSPILASIKDALADVKLKKISVGNEGKVFVDGHIQALKIFNKKLAPQITNIKLPQLDENFLIDIGILPSPNNSVSGHLKDISTRFDLRKILRVLGALSGQADFSIEVEGAPSQISLEKADKTLRGKYADFNFKSSGKLDLSSRGELSIVVKKEQNQLLCSLGSFSMGGRLKISPRSKNKFRFDVDGEIDGNISDVKIEGVSKKNLDQALPVRRNIKSAIGKEQEKTPFNYEIGADELHILSQVGVSGRLSSDKKFAKGAARAVLTARNPFVKLGNRGAQLTAHTVVDVGVKDFAIDGRNNFAKAQAKIGVIPGKKLLQDFPELKPLNLDYKITINKEQARIKPPEYGLLRFIRPIVNLEGHHERVNTEITQHPLHSIGSPENFLQVQEITGAQLHDASEVKILIDGTHSMPERLRMIGEAKEQVCFQTLTFKDDSSGWKFAHALVEAQKRGVAVRGIVDSVGNINSIKDLEQTNAIYSYLIANGVDLRIYNNTVEKGLRKIFSITKKYPLLFREPFEKSLSNISGMLDYLEKVVCSIHDDSWKIDLGDRNELAKAIKSIFGGKEFASPHLYVNELKEILSQPMVDTNKMLIALKRVANVSYRSHEKYLIVDGEQAIVGGMNIADEYLGNNDTLVNVDGRMQPAWRDSDVLLRGDIVRDVYKCFRRNWVHIAHERLAFKPKISNDDTKDDNDNVKVSVIQHRPWEDGDDNIVNFFLYNLRTLKPGEKAWFETAYFLPRGILRPLQKELVRAAKRGVDVRILTNSKETSDFKQLVEAAIFDYRELLKAGVKIYQRNQNRTVHAKVAVLGDKLTTIGSYNLDNRSANHDTEDLCAIYDERINQEMYQQLLIDMFEQSDEITLAQIESNPLDKELSAAAKLLLGELF; encoded by the coding sequence GTGACAAAAATAAATGGACTAGAGAAAGGTGCGTTTTTAAATAGGAATCAAGATTTAGATTTTAAAAAGGAAGAAATCAACATAGATGCTACAGTTAGAGATCAAACAATTTCCAGTATGGAAATATTCGGCATAAAAATAAGCGGCATAAAATTAGAAGATCTTCATTATGGAAAATTATCCATCGACGTTCCACTTATTCGTGGGGACAAAAATTTCATTGGAGTGAATAATAATACTTCTCTAAGCATAGACAAAAATACTTTTGCTCATATAGAAATTGAAGTCGGGAAAAATGAGCAAAATAAAATCGTACTTAAAAATTTTCAAATAATCTTCTCCAAAGAAATTGCTATTAATAATCCTGCCGCGGCATTAACAAAACAAGCAAAAAATAGTCCAATACTTGCTTCGATTAAAGATGCCCTAGCCGATGTAAAGCTAAAAAAAATAAGTGTAGGAAATGAGGGGAAAGTTTTTGTCGATGGCCATATTCAAGCGCTTAAAATTTTTAATAAAAAATTAGCTCCTCAAATTACGAACATTAAATTACCTCAGTTAGATGAAAACTTTTTGATCGATATTGGGATACTTCCGTCTCCAAACAATTCAGTTTCTGGCCATTTAAAAGATATCAGCACTCGTTTTGATCTCAGAAAAATTTTAAGAGTCCTTGGAGCTCTATCAGGGCAAGCAGATTTTTCAATTGAAGTTGAAGGCGCTCCATCGCAAATATCTTTAGAAAAAGCAGATAAAACTCTTAGAGGAAAATATGCAGATTTTAATTTTAAGAGTTCAGGTAAGTTAGATCTTAGTTCAAGGGGCGAACTTTCGATTGTAGTAAAAAAAGAGCAAAACCAACTTTTGTGCTCACTCGGATCCTTTTCTATGGGAGGACGTTTAAAAATTTCACCACGCTCCAAAAATAAATTTAGATTTGATGTGGATGGCGAGATTGATGGAAATATTTCCGATGTAAAAATTGAAGGTGTCAGTAAAAAAAATCTTGATCAAGCACTTCCTGTGAGAAGAAATATAAAAAGCGCCATCGGTAAGGAACAAGAAAAAACACCTTTTAATTATGAAATTGGAGCTGATGAGCTTCATATTTTATCGCAAGTTGGTGTGAGTGGGCGATTAAGTTCAGATAAAAAATTTGCCAAGGGAGCTGCACGAGCAGTATTAACTGCCCGAAATCCCTTTGTAAAATTGGGGAATAGAGGGGCGCAATTGACTGCGCACACTGTTGTTGATGTGGGAGTAAAAGATTTTGCTATTGATGGTCGGAATAACTTTGCCAAAGCTCAGGCAAAAATAGGAGTAATTCCAGGCAAAAAATTACTTCAAGATTTTCCAGAGTTAAAGCCCTTAAATTTGGATTATAAAATCACTATCAATAAAGAGCAGGCTAGAATAAAGCCTCCTGAGTACGGATTATTGCGATTTATTCGTCCGATCGTTAATTTGGAAGGTCATCATGAACGGGTAAATACTGAAATAACTCAGCATCCGCTTCACTCAATCGGAAGCCCTGAAAATTTTTTGCAAGTACAAGAAATAACTGGAGCGCAATTGCATGATGCAAGCGAAGTTAAAATTCTGATTGACGGTACACACTCAATGCCAGAGCGACTTCGCATGATTGGTGAAGCAAAAGAACAGGTTTGTTTTCAGACTTTGACGTTTAAAGACGACAGCTCAGGCTGGAAATTTGCTCATGCCTTGGTTGAAGCTCAGAAAAGAGGAGTAGCTGTTCGAGGTATTGTCGACTCGGTTGGCAATATAAATTCTATTAAAGATCTAGAACAGACTAATGCGATCTATAGCTATCTTATTGCCAACGGAGTTGATCTGAGGATTTACAATAATACCGTTGAGAAAGGTTTGAGAAAAATATTTAGTATTACAAAAAAATATCCACTGCTTTTTAGGGAGCCATTTGAAAAATCCCTGAGCAATATTTCCGGCATGCTCGATTACTTGGAAAAAGTTGTGTGCAGCATCCACGATGATTCGTGGAAAATTGATTTAGGTGATCGCAATGAATTAGCAAAAGCCATTAAAAGTATTTTTGGCGGGAAAGAGTTTGCATCTCCTCATTTGTATGTGAACGAGCTTAAGGAAATTTTATCTCAGCCGATGGTTGATACCAATAAAATGCTGATTGCACTCAAACGTGTGGCAAATGTTTCATACCGGAGTCACGAAAAATATCTCATTGTCGATGGTGAACAAGCAATAGTTGGAGGCATGAACATTGCTGATGAATATTTGGGTAATAATGACACTTTGGTTAATGTAGATGGTAGGATGCAGCCTGCATGGCGTGATTCAGATGTGTTGCTGCGAGGGGATATCGTCCGAGATGTTTATAAATGCTTTCGCAGAAATTGGGTGCATATTGCTCATGAGCGACTGGCTTTTAAACCAAAGATTTCCAATGACGATACAAAAGATGATAATGACAATGTCAAAGTGAGCGTGATTCAGCACCGCCCATGGGAAGATGGCGACGATAATATTGTTAATTTTTTTCTATACAATTTAAGAACGCTTAAACCTGGTGAAAAAGCTTGGTTTGAAACCGCATACTTTTTACCGAGGGGAATATTGAGACCATTGCAAAAAGAACTTGTTCGTGCAGCAAAGCGTGGTGTCGATGTAAGAATTTTGACAAACAGCAAAGAAACGAGCGATTTCAAACAATTGGTTGAAGCAGCCATTTTCGATTACCGTGAACTTTTGAAAGCAGGTGTCAAAATCTATCAGAGAAATCAAAACCGCACAGTTCACGCCAAAGTAGCAGTTCTCGGTGATAAGCTTACTACTATTGGTTCTTATAACTTAGATAATCGTTCAGCCAACCACGATACTGAAGACTTATGTGCTATTTATGATGAGAGAATTAATCAAGAAATGTATCAGCAGCTCTTGATTGATATGTTCGAGCAATCCGATGAAATAACATTAGCTCAGATAGAATCCAATCCTTTAGACAAAGAGCTGAGCGCTGCGGCTAAACTTTTATTAGGCGAGCTTTTCTAA